DNA sequence from the Fusarium verticillioides 7600 chromosome 2, whole genome shotgun sequence genome:
GATACCAGCGCATCGGATATTGACAGGATAGGGTCAGGTATGGATCAAAAGACACGCTCTGTGCGCGTGTGCAAGAGAAATatgttctcaagaagcaTGTAGTCGGAGTCGCGGTAAGGTGATTGTGTTAAAAAAGCAACGGGATTAAATGCAGCTAAGCATTGTTACCCGCTTTGCGTGAATGTAAACGACGAGGTCAACACCTGGGGAAACCAACATGATCAGCCTCGCGAGCATTGGACTTTCCTTGGATGTTTTCGAGGCAGCTACTGGTCTGTGCGCAAGATGCACCACCACTCAGAGACTATTCCGTCATGGTCCACTCTTGCCTCGTCAGTTTTTCCGGAAGACCCTTGCAACCTTCAATTTGAGCCTATGATGGCTGGGCCAATTTTTTGTCTCTGATGAATTTGTTCAGCTTGTGCATGTAAATTGGTTGACCGAATTCTCCAATTCTGCAGAACTCACTCACGACTCACAATGGCTGCGATCGGAACTCTCGTCTTTTGTATCGACTGCGGTAATCTATTGCCTGCAACAAAAGGGACCCAGCGAAATGTTTTGCATTGCGAATGCTGTGGTGCAGAGAATCGAGGTTTGTACGCTTGGTATGGTATTTGGCAAGATCTCTAACAGGTTGTGCAGATACTGGTTCCAAAGTTACCGTTACACAAACAAAACCCTCCGatttcccttctttcttGAGACAGAAGCTCCAGTCAAGTgtccaggctgttgagaagcacAATTTGCAAACTGATAGCACTGCTCACGAAACATGCCCCAAGTGCGGTCGTGAAGAGGTCAAGTATACCAACGTTCAATTGCGCGGTGCAGATGAAGGATCAACGGTCATCTACCTTTGCGATTGCGGCAACTCGTGAGAATCCCGAATCCATCTATTTTAACTAATCTAACATTCAACTTTTAGGTGGCATGAAAACAACTAGACGCAATACTAGACAATGCGAGCGCACTCATAAATCATACAGAAACTCCTGCAGTCTCGGGGATCAAAGCATACTCAGCCTCTCCACCCTTCTCATACTCAGCGATATCCAGCGCAACAATGCAACTCTCTCGAAcaaccttttccttgtcATGAAGGAACTTTCTTAGGGTAGCCTCGACACCTTCCTCCTCGCCCAGACTTCCAAGTGCCTCGGCTGCTTCATGTCGAACCATGCTAGCCTCGTTGACGTCACTCAACGCCTCAGTCAGGGCTGGGATAGAAGCGGGGTGTGAAAGCTGGCCAAATACAAAGGCGATCTCGTGTCGGAAGAGTGCGGAGGAGTCAGACAATCCTTTAGCAAGAGCGAGAACAGCGGGGACAGCAGTGGGCAGGTCGGGAGGTGATGCCAGATCTCGGAGAGCAAACATGGCGCGGTAACGGAGGAATAGAGGCAGATTTGTATCCATGAGCTTATGgccaagctcctcgactTCGGCCTTCTGTTCGGATTCGGGCATCGGGGGCGCAGGATCGATAGAGGCAAAATCACTAGACGACAAATGTTAATCAGGGGCAACCCCAACATGTCTTTGCACAAACCTAGGGCGCAACTTTTCCTTTCGTCGCTCTTCTGAGTTCTCCCACTCGATGCGCTGGATAGCGATCTCGCATGTCTCGATAATGCTTATGTCCTCCTCTTTGCGGTCTCGGTACTCGCGGAGGATGTCTAGGTTGTCAGCCCAGCCTAAGGCTCCAAGGGCTTCGGCAGCTTCGTGGCGGCACATTGGGTCCTCCTTCAAATCAGCCAGAACCTGTCGGAGAGGCTTGACAGCAGCGGGGTTGCCTGTCTGGCCTAGACAGTATGCGAGCTCATGCTTGAGCAAGGCTGAAGGTGAGGTGAATCCGGCAGCAATGGCTTCAATGGCCGCGATCCTTGTAGAATCGTCATCCGAGGTGGTCGCAACGTGCTTCAGTGAGAAAAGAGCACGAAAACGGATGGGAAGAGGGGTGTCCTCAGAACAGAGGGatttcctcaagctcagaacCGTGGAATCGGCGGAGTTGGAGGTCTCTGGAGTATCAGCAGAAGGAGACATTTTGGATTATTGGTTGGAAACAGATCTTGATGTATAGTAGGGTGCTCTAGATCAGCTCAGAATAAAATCTTCGCGGGGTCCTGagcttatcttatctcagACAGATATGAAATAACCCCGCCACTGATcggctttttttttttaggTGTGTCGGTCGAGTTTTGGGCAGATCACCAACCGCCTTTAGCCGGTCCGATAACCGGCGCGCTCTCAGCGTATTGGGGTACGAAAATGTTGATATCAACTCACGAACAGTAAGTCGTTGGATAAACATTTCTTGGAAAGGCCATCCTTTCTTCTATATCTATCAGACATGGATCAGTGGGTACCCATTGAGAAGTCAACGGTGCGAGCTTATGGAGTTCCATTCTTATTTCCCATACACTTGGTCCCCCGTGATCTAAAACAAATGTTTATACCTGTGAACAAAATGTCTCAAGATCTAGGGGATCCAGGAGACTCGTATAGTGATCTCACCTCCCGCAGCTTTCCTCGTAGAGCTATCTTAATGCATCAACATATTCATGAATCTTTATTACTACAACGTATCTTGACTCATTAGCATTTCTTATTCCGCGGCGATCCTTCACATCGCCGGACGCTTGCTAAGCAACCAATCAACATAGACGCTTAGTACTTACCCTAGGAGCAACCACATCGATTATCTTAACCTTGTTAACATTCTTTGGACTCTCTTAAAAGTTGATGCAGAAACATACCAGATCCTAATCAGGAAGAATTAGCCCTCactcctttttctttcttacTACCTACTCTTTTCCTCGCTGTTCAGTACAACCCTAGAATTTGTTGCATTATTAAGCTTCGAGTTCACGTCGCCACCTCCAACTCACTttcctttgctttgctttgctttgcctcacttcacttcacaAAAAGCCGATGGCACCCTCTCTCGAGGCCCCAGAGGCTGTAGACGATGTCCTCGCCAATCCGATCAAGCAGAAGCCACAACTAGTTGCGCCAGAGCCCCAGAACTGTGTTGGCCCTGATTCAGAGCAAGCCGGTAAAGCGGATGCATGCGCCGGGTGTCCAAACCAGGCCATCTGCGCATCAACGCCCAAGGGACCAGACCCTGATATCCCTATCATCTCGGCGCGTCTGGAGAATGTCAAGCACAAAATCCTAGTACTGAGCGGAAAGGGCGGCGTCGGAAAGAGCACATTTACATCTCTATTGGCACACGCCTTCGCGACAAATCCAGACAGCACCGTGGGTATCATGGACACTGATATCTGTGGACCCAGTATTCCCAAGATGATGGGCGTGGAGGGCGAGACTGTGCATGTCAGTGGTACAGGTTGGTCACCCATCTGGGTCATGGACAACCTCTCGGTCATGAGTATTCAGTTTCTATTGCCCAACCGGGATGACGCTGTCATTTGGCGGGGTCCCAAGAAGAACGGTCTGATCAAGCAATTTCTCAAGGATGTGGAATGGGGTGACCTTGACTTTTTACTTGTCGACACACCACCAGGCACAAGCGATGAGCATCTGAGTGTAAACTCATTCCTGAAGGAGAGTGGGATCGATGGTGCTGTCATGGTCACCACACCACAGGAGGTATCACTTTTGGACGTGAGAAAAGAGATCGACTTCTGCCGCAAAGCCGGCATCAGGGTGTTAGGTCTTGCAGAGAACATGAGCGGCTTCGTCTGCCCCAAGTGTTCAACCGAAAGTCAGATCTTTAAAGCAAGCACAGGAGGAGGACGTGCgctggctgaagagatggGCATTCCCTTCTTGGGATCAGTGCCCTTGGACCCTAGAATCAGGATGGCATGTGATTACGGAGAGAGTTACTTCGACTCATTCCCAGATAGCCCCGCCTGCATTGCGTTTCAAGGAGTTGTGAAGAATGTTGCGATGCAGTTGGGATTGGACACCCAGGAAGTGCTGCCGGATGAGTAGGCAGATACCTTCAAGTTGCATTTTTATGTAGATCATGATATATGGATTTCGCTGCCACACCGCGTTGCCTTTCTTTTGTGTGATTCTTGTTTACTCTGACTTAAGCTTGTCGGGGATCTCCTCCAAATCTTCCGCTGACTCGATATCAATAATTCGTCCGACCTCGGCCGTGTTGCGCATCAGCTCCTTGGCGCCGGCGTAGAGCATTCTAATCTCGGCGTTGCAGGTAACGGGTAGATAGAAGATAAGTACGTATGGCACAGACAAACGCCCATCGCCCTGTGCtcatatcagcatcatgtCAAATATCAGGGAATCCTAACAGTTGCTCGATCAGACATACCATGGTGAGGGGGTAGCTCAGGAGGATAAATCGAGGCGCATGATCGGGGAGGTCATCGCCAATTTCTTCGAGGGAAGTATAAACGATCTTGTCTTCGTCTTGTCGGATTTCGTAAGTGTTCTTATCGATCAGGTCTACAGGAGGGACGGTTAGCAAGAGAAAGGAGACATACGACTGCCAAGTCTTATCACAAAGAGACGTACATACAAATAACAGCTTGGGGATCCTTGGCCCGAGAAGTCGTTAGTCTAAACTTGCGGAGGTGGTCCTTTGACTCTCCGGAGAAGGTGTACAGTCGCGATTCCGACGCCTAAACGCAAGATGTCAGCGGGCGAACTCCgcggagatggagaggaaggCGTGTGAGTGGTTGTACCATTTCGAAGCTTTATTCAACTTTTATAATAGGTAGAGTCCCCTTTGTAGCTGTTCGAAAGCTGTGTCTGATACCTCAACTCTGTTTAGCAGTTATCAGTCGAGTTAAGTTGGTGTAGCCCAATGCCCCGCCAAAGGGTAGCTGTTGACTTGACCCCACATTGTCCCGCCATAGGTTGTCTAGCGCATCGGGTTAACGTCATCTACAGGCTGTCGAAATCGAGACAACATTGGATCAATAAAGGGAGAACTTGCATATTTACCCTGCTATCTGCCTATCACCTgatcctcaagctctcctATTGCATCTGACTGTGACCATCCATGTTCTCACGCATCTCTCAGGTAACCCggcatctttcatctccCGTTGTTGGCAACACCAGTCGATTCGCCCTAGGAAGAACCATGGTTCCTATATCGGCAGATGAGCGCAACTCGCGCACCATTTCTACAGCCGCCTGCTTGATCATCGGTGACGAAGTTCTGGGTGGAAAGGTATAGTTATTTGGATACATCTTATCTTACTGTCCGTGTAACAGAATCGGGGTAACTGACATCATGAATGTAGACAGTTGATGTGAGTAATTGAAGTACGAGCTAGATATTGTATTAATCGAGATAGACCAACTCTGCCTATTTTGCCAAATGGTGCTTTAACCTCGGAATTGTAGGTCTAACCATGGGTAGCTAAGAATGCGCGAATGCTAAATAGATATAGAACCTCAAGCGCATCGAGGTGATagaggacgatgaaggcgaaattgttgaggctgttcaGAGAATGAGTGACCGTTATGACTTTGTTGTTACTAGGTAAGTCCTTCGGCGACGCTACGTGGAAAGTGAATAGCTAACATGAATCAGTGGTGGAATCGGGCCTACGTGAGGATTCACTACCCTCATTTTAATGTAAGGCATACTAATATCTTAGGCACGACGACATTACTTACCAATCGATCGCCAAGGCCTTCAACCTGCCTCTCAAACTACACCAAGAAAcctttgacaagatgaagctgatgtcAAAGGTTCATCCCAATCAACTCAAGTTCGATTGGGATGTCGACTCGCCAGCAAGAAGGGCAAAACTTCGCATGGCTGAGCTGCCAATTGATGAATCTCGGGACCTTAAGAAGCAAGCTCTTTTCCCCCATGATGATCTCTGGGTTCCCGTATCAGTCGTGAACGGAAACATCCATATCCTGCCGGGTATCCCTAGACTCTGTATGTCATTTCCTGAGCGCCGCTTACTATCTGCTGACCGGGAACAGTCCAGAGACTTCTCGATGGGCTGAAGCCTCACATCCTGCCACGTCTTAGTGACCCCGAAGGGAAGGGTACGCATAGAGTACTGTTCTCTACGCCTCTTCCCGAGAGTGGTGTTGCTGACTACCTCACAACCTTGGCTGCTAAAGTTGGGCCCAAAGGTGTCAAGGTCGGAAGTTATCCTCGCTGGGGCAGGAAAAACAACACGGTCACCCTTGTTGGACGGTTAGCAGGAAACATTACCAAATGCTAAAGAGCCAAATATGCTGACACAGATATAGGGATTTGGACTATCTTGAGAGTCTCGTTGATGAAGTCCAAGCTGGCATCCAGGGTCTGcgagttgatgctgagagtgacggagaagaagacccGAAGGAGATTAAGAAGCAGGCGACCGAAGACGCGGACAAGGACACCGCGGAGCAAGTTGTTGAGAAACCTTGATATACCAGTATCTTGATAACTGTGATCCTTGGATATTTGGAAATCCACAAGGTATGGTGGCGGGTTGTAGTTGCGCTGATCACAGTAACATCCGTTGTAACTCTGTAAAGAGCTGCAATTGGCTACATTGCATGCTTCGTTGATATCCTTGAATATATGTAGACAAGTGTGATAGAATGTTCGGAGTTGCAATCTGATACCGGCGCACGGGCTTGAAACTTTTGGTGATTCAACGGTCAAAACCTGATCGTCTCATCGATCATGGCGCTCTTTATTCAGACGAGCTGCATAGGCAGCATTTTTAAGCAGCAGGCATCTCAGAGTAATCTAACGTAGATGAAAACTAGCACTTAGACCTGTGTATCGATTTTGCTGCGCAGTTACCTGTGTAGGTATTCGACAAGTCTTTGAATCGCCTATAGATTCAGCACTTGCGGCCAACACATAAAACATATGTCGTGCATCCTGGTACAAAGCAAAGGTGTTGAATCTTTGTTGTATCATACGGATACTGACTTTAGGGTTGACAACCGAGATAAGACAATGGAGCAGACTTAAGTCTCATCTCCGACGCCCTGAGGGGCCGTAACGTAGTATCGGCGTTGAACAAGTTGACTTGCCAAAGTCATACCAAAGTCATATTATCATACGATTTTAAGTAACAAGAGGGGTCAGTGGTCTGTTGATGTTGCAGATCAACGCGTGAACATCAACTTCCATGAGACGCCTCTGCGTGGAAGGCTAGAGGAACTCGTGCTTCATGTGATGGCACACTGTATTCGGAAGCTGACTCGAGGCTCTTGCCTATAAGGAACCTAGGGTGTGGCGAAGACCAGGGGGTATGAACAACGAGGATGGTGGAGGTGGATTCGAATAGATTGTCTTAGGCACATCGTAGCGGCGATAGCAAGGGTCTATGCAACAGCTCGTGACATGATCGGCGCCGAGATCAGAAGTTAGACCTTGAACAAACCCACGACACCTGAGGGGGAGATTGAAGTATGTCGTGATGTGCGCTTGGCATAGAACTAAGCCAGAGTGTAATCTACCGAAAAGGGGCTGTTGCTAGGACGAGTCCTAGAGACACAACCAAGTGGATCACAACCTGGAACTGGTGGAGACGGATGCAAACGCAAATGCAAAAGACGTCATTTCGTTCTAGAAGCTGACTATAGAAGTTGTTGGAGATCATTCACATTCAACTTGATTGCATTGATGTTCCGTGTGGTTGCATTCGGCCGAAAGGGTCAAGAAGCGGAACTCCAAGCGACACAGGTGAATATGTTCTGAAATAGTGACTGGTAGCATGCCAGGATAATTGCTCATGAAGAGCTAAGGATGGATAGACTCGTGTTGTCTAATGAGTTTCTGAATATGTTTATAAATCGTCCTTGTAActtcaagctctcctctccctgAACTACAGGATCACGTGTCTGCCCGTTGCAGCTCTGACAGAAGCCCCACACGTTTACCCCACAAGTCCCGTCGAGCCGCAATATCACAGTTACTTGGTTCTATCGTCAAGTATCCTTACAAAGAGATATCTTCCCCTCGTAAAATCCTATAAGATCTTCTGCTCGTAGAGAAGGATTTAATTCATGTGAGAAAATCAGAACATCTTTCCAAACGCTGCTACTTCTGAGAATGGTGGCGTACAGCAGTCGCTCGCTGGACGAGGAGAGTAGACGTGTCTACCCGTAAGGATTCAGCGCCAATTGGTGCTCGCAACATAGATATCAGAAATACAGGGCCTGGCGACATGGTTCGCCCTTCCTGTTATATTCCCTTGGGAAACCTCTGTGGATATTCTAGGCGGCTACTGTTGAACACTTGGATGCGATACGCGACCTGGTTACGGCCATAACTCAATTCCGATCATACCCTGGAGGACGATTCTTCCATTTTTGTACCTAGGTACGTTGCTGGTTCTTTTAGGGTAAAGAACACTACTCACAATGACATATTGTGGCCCTAGGGAAGAGCCGTGGCGGACCCTACAGGCATATTCGGGATCGGTTGCCAGGCACGCTCGTTGTTGAAACTCGCAAACCATGATAGCCAGTTAACCGACGTGTGGGCTTCACACAGACACTAGACAGTTAGTCGAAGTTTTAATAAAGGGCTTGTTTGAGAGCTTTGTTCGTGTACCCATTGTCCTAACCCGTTTACTTGACCGAAGCCCTATCCTAACGTGCGAGATTGGCTTTCGGCTCCTGGCCCCTTGGGTAGGTTCCTGGCAGAGCATAGTTTTCTTTGTATCATTGTGTTATTAGTCGGTTATGTGATTGGCTTTGTAGATTCATCAAGTTTTCCGAGCGCATTGCTGAAACTTCTATCTGAGGTCGGGAACCAACCCCCACCCCGACTCAAGTGACTAGACACTACCATATCGAATTTACTTAGTAGTTGCCCTAGGCCTCTAGCCTCATGCTTTGTCTTGATATGTTCTCGTCACCTCTTATTCGACGTAAACCCAGTCATCGCAGGCTATCAGTGAAAATTGCTTAGCCCGGGATGATCTTCGAAGTGATAAGAGTGCTCGGCTTGACAAACCCAACTGAAGCTATCGCTGCGCTAAATCTGTTCTTCATATCACTTAACAGAACCCTTATGTAATGTCTTGAGAGGGGCAGTTATCTAGGATCTGTATCATAGTGATCAGATTGGGTTATCGACCTAGCCACGCCACGCATCGATCGACCCCCACCCGGCATTCATCCTGTTAACACACCatcacatcttcaacagcctcaaacGCGCCAACGCTAGTAGTACAACGTGCTGGACGGGTGTTGTGGTTCATCTGGCGAAAGCGGCTGGCCATTGCAACG
Encoded proteins:
- a CDS encoding DNA-directed RNA polymerase I subunit RPA12, with the protein product MAAIGTLVFCIDCGNLLPATKGTQRNVLHCECCGAENRDTGSKVTVTQTKPSDFPSFLRQKLQSSVQAVEKHNLQTDSTAHETCPKCGREEVKYTNVQLRGADEGSTVIYLCDCGNSWHENN
- a CDS encoding deoxyhypusine hydroxylase, with translation MSPSADTPETSNSADSTVLSLRKSLCSEDTPLPIRFRALFSLKHVATTSDDDSTRIAAIEAIAAGFTSPSALLKHELAYCLGQTGNPAAVKPLRQVLADLKEDPMCRHEAAEALGALGWADNLDILREYRDRKEEDISIIETCEIAIQRIEWENSEERRKEKLRPSDFASIDPAPPMPESEQKAEVEELGHKLMDTNLPLFLRYRAMFALRDLASPPDLPTAVPAVLALAKGLSDSSALFRHEIAFVFGQLSHPASIPALTEALSDVNEASMVRHEAAEALGSLGEEEGVEATLRKFLHDKEKVVRESCIVALDIAEYEKGGEAEYALIPETAGVSV
- a CDS encoding cytosolic Fe-S cluster assembly factor NBP35; protein product: MAPSLEAPEAVDDVLANPIKQKPQLVAPEPQNCVGPDSEQAGKADACAGCPNQAICASTPKGPDPDIPIISARLENVKHKILVLSGKGGVGKSTFTSLLAHAFATNPDSTVGIMDTDICGPSIPKMMGVEGETVHVSGTGWSPIWVMDNLSVMSIQFLLPNRDDAVIWRGPKKNGLIKQFLKDVEWGDLDFLLVDTPPGTSDEHLSVNSFLKESGIDGAVMVTTPQEVSLLDVRKEIDFCRKAGIRVLGLAENMSGFVCPKCSTESQIFKASTGGGRALAEEMGIPFLGSVPLDPRIRMACDYGESYFDSFPDSPACIAFQGVVKNVAMQLGLDTQEVLPDE